A window of Sporohalobacter salinus genomic DNA:
GGAAAACTCAGATGGTGCAAGTTCTTTGAAGAAAATAATAATTAATAAAATAAATGAAGTTATTGAAGAGTTATTAGAAGATAAATTTAGCAAAAGTAATATATACCGTGTGATAATTGCTGGGAATACAACAATGCTTCATTTATTCGCGGGGGTTAACCCAACTTCATTAGCTAAAGCTCCCTATAGGCCTGTGTTTTTAAATAAAATAGATTTAGATTCTTTAAAGTTAGGCATAGATATCAATAAAGATGGAATTGTGACCTTACTTCCTTCAGCGTCAAGTTATGTAGGGTCAGATATATTAGCGGGTATTGTAGCAACGGGCTTTGATAAAAAAGAGCATTCATCAATCTTTATTGATATAGGAACTAATGGAGAGATTGTGTTAATTTCAGATGGGAATATGGCTGCGACTTCTACAGCAGCAGGACCAGCTTTGGAAGGGATGAATATATCTTGTGGTTCTAGAGCTCAAAAAGGAGCAATAGATACTTTTAAAATAGATGAAGATTTTAATTTCTCTTATACGACTATAGATGATGTTGAGGCTACTGGTATTTGTGGGAGTGGCTTGATTGATATTGTTGCTAGTTTAGTTAAAAGTGAGATTGTACTTTCAACTGGAAGATTTAATAAAGATTTAAATAAAAAAGTAGCTGATAGATTACAAAATAAGAAGCTTTATGTGACTGATGATGTTTATATTACTCAAGGGGATATTAGACAGATTCAGTTAGCTAAAGGGGCAATTGCTACAGGGGTTACAATGTTACTAAAAGAGATTGGGATTTCAATAAAGGACATAGGAGAGGCTGTAATTGCAGGAGCCTTTGGATATCATGTAAATCCCAAAAGTATTAAAGAAATAGGATTAATTCCAAAAGGATTTAGTGGCAAAATAACTTTTGTCGGCAATTCTTCTGCCCAAGGAGCACGACAAGCTCTTATTAATGAGGATATATTAAACAAGATGGTAAATATAAAAGAAGATATAGAAGTTTTAGAATTGTCTACTAGAGAAAAATTCCAAGAGTATTTTGTTAAAGAATTAAGATTTTAAAAAGGAGATAGAAGATGATAAAAATAGATGTGATTTCAGGATTTTTAGGAGTAGGAAAGACAACCTTAATAAGAAAATTATTAAAAAGTTATAAAAATGAAAAGGTTATTGTAATAGAGAATGAATTTGGAGAAATTGGTATAGATGGAGATTTGATTGAAAGTGATGGATTTGAAGTATTTGAAATAGCAGAAGGATGTATCTGTTGTACAATGCAAAGAAATTTTGTTAGTACTCTTAAAAAAGTCATAGAAAATTTTAGCCCAGAACGTATTATTATTGAACCGACAGGGGTAAATATTTTAAGTGAAATAATAGAGATATTAAATAAATCAGGTATTTCTGATAAATGTAGTATTAATTCATTAATTACTATAATTGATAGTGTAGATTATTTTGATCAGAGTGAAGTATTTGGAGAATTTTTTGAAGATCAGATAGTTAATGCTTCGACTTTGCTGTTAAGCAAGAGTCAGTTTGCAGATGAGGAAAAAATTGCAAACATAGTTGATTCTTTGAAAAGTTTAAATGAAAGTGCTGATATTATAACGACAGA
This region includes:
- a CDS encoding CobW family GTP-binding protein gives rise to the protein MIKIDVISGFLGVGKTTLIRKLLKSYKNEKVIVIENEFGEIGIDGDLIESDGFEVFEIAEGCICCTMQRNFVSTLKKVIENFSPERIIIEPTGVNILSEIIEILNKSGISDKCSINSLITIIDSVDYFDQSEVFGEFFEDQIVNASTLLLSKSQFADEEKIANIVDSLKSLNESADIITTDWNELSLDKLKMISEKGDVNLFGTQCDLSSKKELDTFTIEGSAKYSKKDLKEILDLLKKDKYGDVIRTKGFLKGDSSYLEFSYTNGQYFINEIDFAVSNKICCIGENLDERKLEQLFMSKEE
- a CDS encoding ASKHA domain-containing protein, which produces MVEVKFKNESKSIEVKEGTKLSECIRKAGFEIETPCNCMGTCGKCKVKVKGKLSTPSSEEKKFIDESKGIRLACRAEVKGAVEIELLRTDSDLKGIENEYLTDIEIDSGIKKVLLSGIEVKESTPYLETIDYKAKSVNIYEKIGKLEKEKQVTDELYGIIYNSSLLDINYGFENVLGVAVDIGTTGLSIYLVDLETGEILNSISSLNPQTQFGGDVLSRITYCMENSDGASSLKKIIINKINEVIEELLEDKFSKSNIYRVIIAGNTTMLHLFAGVNPTSLAKAPYRPVFLNKIDLDSLKLGIDINKDGIVTLLPSASSYVGSDILAGIVATGFDKKEHSSIFIDIGTNGEIVLISDGNMAATSTAAGPALEGMNISCGSRAQKGAIDTFKIDEDFNFSYTTIDDVEATGICGSGLIDIVASLVKSEIVLSTGRFNKDLNKKVADRLQNKKLYVTDDVYITQGDIRQIQLAKGAIATGVTMLLKEIGISIKDIGEAVIAGAFGYHVNPKSIKEIGLIPKGFSGKITFVGNSSAQGARQALINEDILNKMVNIKEDIEVLELSTREKFQEYFVKELRF